The DNA window AAAACGTATTAAATAGAATTTTAAATAAATAATAAGGAAAGAGATTAAATGAAAGCAATCGTAAATGTAGCATTAAAACAAGGTGTACTTGATGATCAAGGTAAAGCGACTCATCACGCTTTAGATACTCTTGGGTTTAAAGAAGTTGTAAAAGACGTAAGAATTGGTAAACAAATTATTATGGAATTAAACTCTTCAAATGAAGAAGATGCTAGAAAAGAAGTTACAGAAATGTGTGAAAAACTTCTTGCTAATACTGTAATTGAAGATTATCAAATCGAAATAATAGGTTAATATTATGAACGTATCTGTATTACAATTTCCTGGTACTAATTGTGAATATGACACAAAATATGCTTTTGAAAAACTAGGTTGTGAAGTTACTATTATTTGGCACAAAGATAAAGAGATTCCAGCAAATACTGATTTATTAGTTATTCCTGGTGGATTCTCTTATGGAGATTATTTAAGATCTGGTGCAATTGCTAGATTTGCAAATATTATGGAATCAGTTCAAGACTATGCTGCAAATGGTGGAAAGGTTTTAGGTATTTGTAATGGTTTCCAAATTCTTTTAGAAGCAGGACTTTTACCTGGTGCTATGAAAAGAAATGATTCTTTACATTTTATTTCAAAATACAATAATTTAAAAGTTATTAACAATGATAATACTTTTCTTTCATTATTAAAAAAAGATGAAGTTGTGAATATTCCTGTTGCTCACCACGATGGTAATTATTTTATTGATGAAGCAGGATTAAAAGAGCTTGAATCGAATAATCAAATTCTTTTAAAATATTGTGATGAAAATGGTGAAGTTATGAACTTAAATGGTTCTGTTGCAAATATTGCAGGTATCTGTAACAAAGAAAAAAATGTATTTGGTCTTATGCCTCACCCAGAAAGAGCAATGGAAGATTTATTAGGTTGCGATGACGGTGTTTCAATGTTAAAAGGGTTCTTAAAATAGTGAAAAAAATAGTAGTATTAGTTTTTGTTTTATTTAGTTTAGTTTTCTCAAATGACTTTGTTAAAGAAGAGAGTTCTGTATTTAATAGTTCAAATGATAAAAATATAAATACTATAAATAAATTCACTCAAGAAGAAAACTTAGCAACAGAAGGTGTTCAATATTCACCTTCTGTTGTTAGTAAAAATTTATACCTATCATATAAAAATTATCCAAATCATATTTACAAAAATCAAAGATTTGAAGTTGATGTAAAAGCTTTAATTACTAGAACTAACTATGATAGAATTGAAACACACTTCATAGATGGCATAAATATGTTACCTTTAAATGCTGAAAGTCAATGGGAATATGAAGGTGATGCTAAAAATGTATATATAAATAAATACTATTTCAAAGCTTATGATTCTAATTTTTTATTACCAACAATTGAAGTAAAACTTTTTGATAATAATATTTTAGTAGAGAGTAGAA is part of the Arcobacter sp. CECT 8983 genome and encodes:
- the purQ gene encoding phosphoribosylformylglycinamidine synthase I yields the protein MNVSVLQFPGTNCEYDTKYAFEKLGCEVTIIWHKDKEIPANTDLLVIPGGFSYGDYLRSGAIARFANIMESVQDYAANGGKVLGICNGFQILLEAGLLPGAMKRNDSLHFISKYNNLKVINNDNTFLSLLKKDEVVNIPVAHHDGNYFIDEAGLKELESNNQILLKYCDENGEVMNLNGSVANIAGICNKEKNVFGLMPHPERAMEDLLGCDDGVSMLKGFLK
- the purS gene encoding phosphoribosylformylglycinamidine synthase subunit PurS; its protein translation is MKAIVNVALKQGVLDDQGKATHHALDTLGFKEVVKDVRIGKQIIMELNSSNEEDARKEVTEMCEKLLANTVIEDYQIEIIG